The DNA region GGTGAAAACTGGGGAGATGAGAGAAAGCCCATATTCATTCAACAGGGTAAGGAAATCCATGCTTCCAGTTCCTTAAATAAGTAAAACAAGTTTAATTTAAGCAGAATTTCACCAATTCAACACTTTGGCTTTTCTCCACATGTCGACTGTAGGGTCATTTGATATAAACAGTCTGCCCGAAAGTAAAGGTCAGGCACCGAAAACAGGAGAGATGCCCGCgtatgtaaacacacagcagattGACGCCCAGGTGCTAGCAGCACTCCAGGCAGAGGCGGAAAACGTGACAAAGGGCATGGCAGCTGCAGCAAAAGAGAGCCCACGGAAGGACCTGTTTGACATGAGTAAGTCTTGGTTGGTGTGTAGTAAAATTTCAGTTTCTGTGGATTTGGAAGCAATGGTTGAAACTCACTTGTTAATCTTTGCCCTGCTTTCAGAATAACATAGTAAGATGACTTTCTAATTAGAGTTCTTAATTATAGAGGTTTCCTTGCTTTTGTTCCTCAGGGACTTGAGTGTGGCAATATAATAACACCATATCAGTTTGAAGACAATAGGAGGACAGTGTTACTGTCAGTGAACAGCTGTATTCTTTCCTCCTGTCAAGTGCAACTTTATttttgctattattattcacaGAAGATCAGTTACAAATGTGTGATTACTATCTGTGAAGAATTCATGAGAAAAATTACATATGAGCAATTCAAATGAGAACTGTTCTTTTATGAAATCCAGGTTCATGCGTCATCATCCAACTACTTTAGTTCATTAACTGTTAACTGTCACATTTTACTTTGCTCTTCCATTAAAAAACTCCAGCACTTGTGTGACAGAAAGTCATAATAATGATGAGATTGAACTAAAATTATTTTACAACACAATGTAGAAAACATCAGTTAATTGATTCTGAAAGTTATTAAAGTGTTAATAGCAGtactgctgaaaataaaaaaagtaccATTAGCTCAGCATGAAAAAGTTTCCCAACCTTAATTCTATTGTgtgaattatatttattttagtttaagaatatcaaaaaatcattttatcacAGGGTGTtttataaaaacagttttatgtaTCATCAGTATAACAGAATAAGAATATGATAACTTTTACATATTCTAAAATAATATCTTTAATTTGTAACATGTTTCTATGTGCATTAATGGGAAACCATTGGCAGGGATGTGTATTGCGTCACCTGTGTGCAAGAGAAAAATGAACCCTTTGGTAGAAAAATTACTCTGTAGCACTACTAGTAGTCAAAAACTTTACAGGGTACCGATAAAGTGCTCATTTTATaggtaaagaaagagaaaggcacGACATGCAATGTGGGTCATACTGGATTCCCCAGCTGTTTACTTAATAGTTTAACACTTATTATCTTACTACAATCTTTTTAccagaaattaaaaaattgtTCTCAATTGAATAGAATTGTGACACAGATCACCTCTTAATTAATCCTTTTGGCACTGCCTTCACCTGTACCAGAGCCCTTTGAGGATGCCATACAGTCCCAGTCCCATCCAACGTCCCAGGGGCAAGCTCAGTCCCAGGCGTCTGGTCTTCATAAGGCAGCATCTGTGGACAATTCCAGCCCTCTCCTCGTGCGTTCACTGGCCTTCCGGgcacaggaggagctggagggcCAGACGTGGTATCATGGCAAAATGAGCCGACGTGATGCTGAAAAACTGCTGAAAGAAGACGGGGACTTCCTGGTTCGTAAGAGCACTACCAACCCAGGGTCCTACGTACTGACAGGCATGCACAATGGACTTGCCAAACACTTACTGCTGGTGGACCCTGAGGGCACGGTAAGATCGGGTAAAAGGGCATTTAGAGTGTGTTTCTGGGACATAGTGTGGGTAGAACACAAATAGGAATACCAAAGTCAAAGATTTTCCAttctgcagggaaaaaaaagactaacatctttttctcttttcaaaggTACGGACAAAAGATCATGTATTTGACAGCATTAGCCATCTTATTGGCCATCACCGTGACAACAATCTGCCGATTGTGTCTGCCGGGAGTGAACTGTGTCTCCTACAGCCCGTTGGAAGGAAACAGTGATGCTTGCAATGCCTGATGGGAAATAGGAAGCTCTGGACAGTCTCTCCTACCATCCTGAAACTTGAAGATGAACACGAAGAGAAGATGCTTAAAGGCTCTATGCGCTGACAGTGTTTATGGGAAATTGGCCCGTGATTACTTTACTGGAGGCACTGGAAGACGCACGAtttgtttaagataaaaaattatttatagaactgttattattttgttgtgatGAATGAAATGCTATATTTTTGAGAAGACATAGGTGCATTTGGACATAATATCttgatttggtgttttaaaagattaGAAATAAGACAATTGTTCTTGTAGTTTAGATGAAGTGCAAATCAAACCTCAAAGAGGTGTTAACAAGAgtattttagaataaaaaccTGAAATTTTAGTTTTGTCTGTCAAGCACAACCACATTTCTACAGGAACCGTTGGCAAAGAGTTTGaggaaacaaaagcagtttGGACAATAAATGCTGTTTATAATGAATTACTTTAGGAACAATGTCCTTTAATCTCACAAATAGCGTGACAGCTCACTCAATTAGTCACTATATAAAATCTGCTTTTATTGGGGATTAGaactgaatgtgttttgctttgcGGTAGTCACAAAGTGTTGGGGTGCAAACAGACATCCTTCATAGTGCTGTCAATGGCTTTAaagataaacttttttttttatgaagtaTTTTCTCGTGTCACTGCAGTCGCATGACTTAAAATCAACTGTTCGTGTGGACATTGTTTGTAGACCTTGATACCCCTTTATTTGAAAGAGGTGCTTGTGTATGCTGacactgtaaaatatttatgCTTTTCAACCAGTGATTATTTCTGAATTGGTTTTCTCTGGATTCTTCTTTTAGGTGTGTAGTCAATGATTAGTTTTGGGGCTTGAGTCATGCAATGGATATTctcacattaacatttttttgtgtgaacTTTTGTCATTTGAATGATCACAAATGAATAGCACAATCAGAAAGTTAGATTAGTTAGATCATCTGTGTCAGTTGTACCAAGGCAAATTACCAACGTGTTGAGACTAATTGACACTTTTTACATAAGAGACTGAATTAGACAAATGTTGAGTTCACACAGCGTGCACTGTTTAATATTAGATCACCTTCACGTATTGATGTGTGAGGATATCTTATGGCAAGACCACTGTATTGCCACTAGATGTCATCACAGAAATGCCTGTTTACCCCTGTCAGTCACACTCACTTCAACTCTCTTGTGTTTTCACTTGTAAGTAGCAAAGGATGGTGGCTGTGAATTGCTTGAAGAACCGCAGTGTAGGGGAAAAATCCAACTCTAAGAGGCAAGTTTTCAACCATTATTGCTTGACAGGTCAGAGTTCATTTGCATTTGGCAGTCCACTGTACACAATCGTTCCTCAGAACAGTTCACTGTATTTAGGTTATACAGACTGTTTTTGTAGAGTGGGAATCAAAATTTTGAAATGACTTATAGAAATACTACACAGCAGTTCTGGCATCAGACTTTCTAAATGCTCTCATCGTTACTATTGTCAGTACTCTGATGGATACCAAATGAATGGGGCATTGTATTTGATATGCACTGGACCACTTCAGTTGAACCAAAATCAGCATGTGTTCAATGAGTTTGACAAGACAGATGCAATGTAAAATAACGTGCCTGTATTTTGCTGCAAGAGGGagtgtacagtacatgcatcTTAACACATATTTTAGCAAAGAGCAGAATAGGGATCCTCGTGAAAATATCCACCACCAGATCCATTTTGGTTTAAGCTAATAAGACTTTCCTTGATTCCTTGTGTCccttttaatgtatttaagaAAAGGGCACAAATAatcactgagggttttttttgacAACAATTATCTGCCATTAACTTCTACTTCACCCAGTTCTTTGTGACATAATTTCATCAAATCTAATATCTTGGGAGAAGAGCAATGCgctagattaaaaaaaaaacattatgctAAAGTAAGAATTCTTTTAAGATTAGTCTTTATTTCTGAGGAGCAAATCTGTAGAATCACCTCAGCAAAACGTGCAAAGTTTTGAACAAAGCTTATATAGCAGGAACAACTCCATACTTGAATCTCTCTGATAACATGATGATTAGCTGTGTGGTCTAAAGAAATTATACAACCAAACACACTGGGACACAATAAGAACATGGCTTCTTTCCAGATTTCTGTTGATGAAAATGTGCCTTTTATTTGTACAAATGgtatttttatttccctttctctctctcttcaaagtgcAATAGCTGATCTTCAATGGGGCATGCCTGTTCACTAGAGGTTGTGTTTTGCCCTGCTGCGTGTTGCTGCTTGAGACTACTGttttctctatctgtctctttctcttcctccctccctccctctctattatatattataaatgtataatttcctGATTCTAAATATAAATCTTTGTCGGAGGGAATCACACAGAAACTCACTATTTTGGAACAggtatagtaaaaaaaaaaaaaaaaaaaaaaggaaataaaaacaaagaaagtccAAATGATGTTTACAGATTTAATCTTTTGGTTGTATGGGTTTATCATTATTCTGTATGACTGTTGGCAATAAAACCGTGAATGTGTAGaatccctgttgttgtttctgacATAATAATCCattgaatatttcatttcatattgaaTGTGGTAGACACAGCATTTAGCCACAGAACCATCACAGTTTCctttaaactttttcttttgtgtgtttgttcatccAAATTTAACATGCTTTCTCACTTACTTCTCGTGATATCTTGCCATGCAGagttttttctgtatttttgccCTCATGAAAATGATACACATTTGCAATTTGTGTACTAACCTTTAAGTTATTTTCCAGGAGGACAGAGGCAAAGACTGCATGTAACAAAGCCGAACTGCGCTCTCTACTGGCAACACTAGGCGATCCAGGTGGATCACACAGTATGGTgactctttttctcctttattcTATCAAAGCTAATATTTTCCATAATATGAATAGCTGCATGTAGTATGTTATTTCTGTTTCACATGCTGCATCCACATGCATCTTCCTTCAGTTTACCAGCGTCATCATGCCCTTAAAGTTGATACAAAACTTTTTCCACTTTTGGAATAATCAGACAAACGCACACTCACAATTTCAATTTTGGACTAAAATCAGGATTGAGGGGATTCTCTACAGATCATGCTGCATGTTGTGAAAACACGTGGTCAGCACTGAGGAAATGAATTACTGTTATTAACCAGGAGATGGAGCTCTGGTATCGCATTAAACCACTGGCGTTGAATGAACTGCAAGCAGTTATATTGATTGTACAGTCGCACAGTTcattttgatgcttttgatATAATGAAAAAGTTTGACTCATATACaattaaaaatgcagttttcattACAGTAACTGCACAGTATACTGTAGTATTACTGAGTAAATGCAAAATTACAGAATAGAATAcattgaataataaataattcccATTGTTTGCCATTACACTAATAGTTGTCTACAATCATTCTTCGTTACGTAATTTTTTCAGAACTATGATTGCAGGTGCTTTTtcacttcttgtttttcttagaTAGAacagataaatgtttttttttctgacaaataCAAGAGCAACACTCGTTTGCAAAAACCACACACCTCCAAAATAACCACACTGTGTCAGATGATGTAATGGATTTTTAGATGGTTATTTTCCTcaattgtaaaatgtaaaatgaacaaattagAGACGCGTAGTTCTCACTGGACGGTGACAAAATATTACCTGCACTTGAAAAAGAGGTGGTCTCATACGTTTATCAGTCTAATGCATTGTGTGGACATTTTAATAAGCTTACCATTTATCGACGATGCAGATATATCAATATTAAGCACAAAGGAGAATGTACTGCCCTGCAGCTTCTGCTGAAAGTCTACGTTTCATTCAAGAAATCCTTCATTTTAGATCAATCACAGCTCAGTGAGCTTAAGGCCACCTTCGCCTTCCTACTGTAGATATATCTTGGTTCCTCATGTCAGTCTTTTCTGTCGTTTTCAAGGACGGCCTGAGCAGCCCCTCCTGCCACCACTGAGACCTCGCCATGGGCCGCGtccacctccttctccttccccAGCTCTGCCTGCCTGAAGCACTGCTGGCCCTGGTTAGGGTTGTTCTGGCTACTCCACGACTTGCTCCTGCTGCGGCTCGGCTCCAGAGACTGTCTGTTCCCGCTGCCAGTCACGGAGACTTTCCCTTTGTAGCAAATGCCGCACACCAGACCCAGGAAGGCCCGTCTCATCTCGCGACTGGCCAGAGTGTAAATGACCGGGTTCATGGCTGAGTTGAGCACAGCCACTGCAATGAACCAGTCAGCCTTGTAGAGGATGGGGCAGCGCTGCACACATGCTACATCCACCAGGAGAAGTACAAAGATGGGTGTCCAGCAGGCGATGAAGACCCCAACTACGATGATGACAGTGCGCAGCAGGGACATCGCATGCTCGGAGTTCTTGTGCTTGCTAACCTTTCGGCTGCTGGACTTAACCAGGATGTAGATACGGGCATAAAGGACTGACATGGCTAAGAGCAAAATCATGAAAACTATGATACAGAAGGCTACATATTTCTTAGTGTAGAGAGGGAGGACTGTGGAGCAATCAGGGAGGTTGTCCAGGCAGTTCCAGCCTAGAATAGGCAATGCTCCGAGAGATATGGCAATCAGCCAGCAGGTCCCTATGAGCAGAAACACTCTGTAGTTCTTGTTGGCATCATAAGGCCTCATTTTAATCATAGTCAGGTGTCTCTCTATAGCAATAGCCAGGAGACTGAAAATGGAGGCACCAAGTGCAACAAACATGCTCCCCTCTCTGACAAACCAGAGAGCAGGTGAGAGCTGCAGGGTTTTCTCTCCTGACAGGAGCAGGTTGACCAGGTAAGCGACTCCAGCCAGCAGGTCGCACAGCGCTAAGTTGGCGATGAAGAAGTACATGCGATTGTGGAACCTGTGGTTTCTCCATATGGCCACCAGCACAGTGAGGTTCTCCAGGACGATGAAGCTGCATATGACGAGGAACACAATGGTTTTGGCGTCCAGAGTGCCACGGCTCGTGCCAAAGCTGGGCCGGTGGTCCAGCTTCCCTGTGTAGTTGTAGTGGAGGTATATCTGAGGGTTGATCATCTTCAAAGCACCAGCTGCTGACACTGGATGTCAGAAGTGAGCAAGGACTCCAGTGTCAGCAGATCTGCTGTGTTCAACTGCAGTGGGAGATGTGAGGAAAGTGAGATTCCTTACAAATAGCAGCCAATTCATGGCTCAATATATTACCAGTATCCAGTAATACACCAATGATCATGATTAAACTGAACAATCAAATTTTCCTTACTATTATGGAAACAAAAGCTCATTAAGACTAGCAAATACCTgcagaaaactttaaaaatatataaaggaAACATATAATCTACAGCTTAAAATACACCAGgatggtgtttgtttgtttacacatGAATCTTGGCCTCTTGCCCAAACaaccaaaatgtaaatgaatctTTTCAGACAAAAAATTAACTTTTACTTATAATCACAGTCACAATCTATAGACCTCACGCTAACTTAGACGTACGCAATGATGTAATTTACCTGTTAGTGCTACTCTAGTTTTCCACATGACGGCTTACCGTGCGGCGCAGGCAGTCAGGTTTCAGCTGAAGCTTAAACGCACGCTGAAAGACGCGCATGTCACTACTGAGATGCCTGCTGTCCACGTTTCCTCGATTTTAACGTTGAACTTAAGTATCTTCTCCGTCGCTTGGTGGAagaaagcagcagctcctcatcTTTTCTTTCACTGCTCTCCAGACTCCGGAGTTGGTCGACAGTCGGCTATGGAAGTCACACCCCCGCCTCCTCCCCTCGTTCAGGCCGGGCTGGAACAGCAGGGAGAGGGTCACTTCTAAGCACACCAGAGCCACGAGGTGTgtggagacttttttttttttaaagacgtGTCACAATAATATTGTCTCAGACATGCCCCAAAGCCCTCCAGGAAGTGAGACTTGTGGGTATTATGCAAAATAGTGAATTAAAATAGTGAATTAACTTGGTTCTCTCTCATTGAAATATCTTTTTTGGATGTTTTGTGTAAATTAGACACGATTTCTTAGGATTTCAACTTGTTAGCAAGCTTTATCTTTCATATTCTCTCATTTCGAGGTCAGACATTGGTTAATGAACCAGTCAAACTATGACTATGAATGAGAAAGATTTAAACCAGCTATCCAGCTAACTTGaatgtttaatgtaatgtagctagctagcttgaCTGAATGTAAGCTAGCTGTTTAGATAGAGGTAAGCTAGGCTACATAGAGTAGGCAGAAACAGTAAATAGAAAGATTAGAGCAGTGCTTCCCAAACTTTTTATCTGGGGCCCCTCAATTCGCAGCAAGCCTTATTTAGAAACTGTGAGAAGGGCGAATTTTTGCATAAATTAACGTTCCTGGCCATTTTTACTGCCATTTCTGCAACAACTTAACTTACCATTCACTTTGAAGAGACATGTTTGATTAACCACAACTTCATTTTATGCACGTGCATAAACACATGTATTTGGGCAGGTTAACGGGCACTCATCTGCAGTTATTAGAGAGTTATTAGAAATACCAACTCAAAAGTGCACTGCAGGTATAAATCTCACATaaaagacatttgaagaaaTTCTAGAAACAAATTTGGCATCCCAGATAAAATCTCCTCTGACCTTCATGGGGGTCACGACCCAGTTCTTGGGAATGACTGAGagtactttattaatcccaatGAGCAATTTTACCATTCAAGCAGGCAAGTCACATCAATGGCAGAAACAAATGAAGTGCGTAAGAAGCATAATACGATAAGAATCCATAAATAATATCACTAAACACAAGACACgagacagaataaaataaaacctgagaATAAAGGCTTAACTAAAAATAGGACCATACTTTCTAATAACAAAGTGCATAATGATATTATGTACAACAAATGCATTGTCTAGAGCTGCAAATGAACTAAAGCTAACTTTAACCAAAGCCACGTCCATTATAGCTGATTTTCCTTATGTTTCTGCTTGACATGtacaaaaaagagaaagagtggTAATGCAATATGCTGTGAGAATTTAAGTTGAGGTGACTGCAGCCCATCCTTTGTTCTGGTCCTTCTGCTGTGACCTCATATCCAGGAAGGATGGGCAGGGctggcagcagggaggagcagagacacagatgaTGACTCTTTGAAATACATGTGGCCAAGTGGAATCGACACTGCAGAGTTTTAAGACTTCCATGACTGAAACCAAACATGAAATAACCAAAATGTGactaaaacaataaatgtgattttcaaACGAGATCCAGAAATAGCTCATGAACACCATGCACTGTTCACTATGTGAACATGATTCAAACACTAAGGATCATATTGCTTTACTTCGTCCAGTTCCACACATTTATCTGCTTGCAATTTTCCCCAAACGTAGCACATAGTGTACTGTGTCACAGACCGAATCGTTAAATAGTAGATCTCttccagtgtctgtggttattAACCCAGAGGAATGTTTTGTGTGGTTGAATAAACAGCTGTGGTCTGGCATTGGTCCATTAGCATTGTTAGAGTCACAATTCTCAGTCATTTCCTGCAGGTCACACCGTGCCAGCAGCAATGGGAAAATCTCAGGGAGAAAGCCAAATCGTTGCTCTGGACCCGCAACAAATCTGGGACCAATCACAGAGTGGGTCTGCGTAAAGGCAGCTGGATTAACAGACCGGGAACATGGTTGGAAAAACCTTGGGTTTTTCAGCAAACTACAGTGATGTGGGGCTCGCATCTGCATTTACATAAACTTTGAGCCAAATATGAAACCATCAGCAAGTACAAACCCATAATATGTGGTTAGAGTGAGTCTATGTCTATATGTATTCATAGACTGCTAAAGAAGAAGGAGGGTTTCCACTTTTGCAGGACCACCCTCACTAAAATTTTGTCGGCAACCACCTCTTTGGTAAAAGTGACGCTGAATTTTCCGGCCATCTCTGTCAGCAAGAAAGTAGTTTATTTACATTGCCCAGCATCAGGAGCTGTATGTCTCCCCCAAATCATCAATATACCATATGTGTGACTTCCTGCTATTATAATGCTATATTATTTAACTGTAAACCTACAAACTGCAACCCCTCATTTGAAAGAACTGTACTATATAACCTTCCTTGCCTCGCAGCTGGTAAAACCATTCCTCAGGGAAAGTTTCCACTACTCAACTACAGCCTGTCCTGGACATTATacagtttacattttatgtGTGACATTGTCAGTGGTTGGAAGACATATtcatatcatttatttaactaAAGGCAATACCACACTGTAGGAATActccattaaaagtaaaagctcTGCATTAAAAATGACGCAAGTAAAAGCACAGAGGTAGAGCAAAATGTTCTGAACAATCAAAACTAAAAGTACTGATTATGCAGAAGATTATACATGTTGTACAATGtataagatttaaaaagaagTTTGATGTTGCAGCAGATCAAGGTGAAGCTATACCTAGTTGTGTACGGTTGGATATTTTCATCTATAAAGTAGTCAtattctgcaaagtaactaataTTTACAACTGTAAAAGGTAAAAGTACATTCAACTAACAACTCATGACACAGGCCACAAACATATCAGgatattcatatattattaatcataatgcATAAAAGCAGTGCACACTCACAAATACCTACACGTATTCGAAGGACATTCATAATTGATTATAATGCAGTTTATGTGACTGTTAACATAATAGCCTCTCATTGAAAGCAGAGAAGTAATGGTTAAATGAGAGTGGCCGgataagataaagataaaggcCCTGTGCTTTAGTACTATAAGCACATTACAAAATCTATTTGGCTGGCATCACTGTAGCCATTACTTTGGCGGGGTTTGCCCTGTTCAAGCTCTCAACCCTTCATTAGAGTGCAAGAACTGGGGTCAGAGCCGTGGGCAGTGGGCAAATTCATGTGCAATTACATGACAACCCTGCCTTTAATTTCACCCTCGCCATTTTGAGGCAAAAACACACCCCATGAGTCTGGGCTGCAAAATCTGAGGCGGACAGTCCCCTCCTGCCCTGTGGTTTTGTGGCGGCAGTATTTCAAGGCATGGCGGTCTCTTGCATGCAGTTTAACAGAACAAGGCCTCTGAGACTTTTCTGAGGCATAATTTCAGCTGTTGCACAGTTTAGTCTAGGACCTGCCAACTTTAGAAGgccacacaaacagaaataggTCTGCAGTTCTGTCACTTCCTCTTGCTACATTGATATTTAATGCTCTTACCTTTAGTTCTTAAGTGCAGcgcttttcattttccatttcatttgattCCAGCTGAGAGATTAATCGAATGGTTTTATTCAGCTTCTGCCAATTGGTCTAACTTCAATAATACTAGAGTGGCTCATCTACAGACTATCCAGTGTCAAACTGGCTGACATTACCATACAAGCATAAATTTAATGGACTGAAATCACTTAACACTGAACATGGAAAAAAACCCAGAAGCCACAGATTTTCTGTTGTAGAGTCATTTTGAGGGCTTCCGTGATAATTGCATGGTTCCCAGCCAAGGTTACTGCCTGCTCTGCTGCATGTGAGCACACTGAATATTTTCCTCACCTTCACATGCACATGGCaacaaaatatcagaaatacaTATTGATATATACCAGTACCATTCAAACCAACACCACTCaaaaattttataaattaaatcaataaattaaaaattaaaaaatatataatatttaagcTTCCCATTTGTGCTTCCCATGTGTAGATTTTTACAGTGATAGTGTCTCAAAATTATTGTGATTGATCTGAAGTTTTTTTGGTTTAATAATGCACCATTTATAAAGGGTTTATACTTGTGACcccatcaaatatttatttatgctttATCAAGCAGTTAAGCCATTGACATTTCTCTATGTGATTTAGGCCATTACTGTTGcttttaacaattattttccatGTAAAGATACAATGAAATGATGCCAAtttgagcagagaatgaagcctcactgtgtgtgctgtaatctgagattctctgtctttctctttccaggTTGGCCTGTGAATCATTCACTGAGCGAACACATAGCACGTCAAAACGGAGATGGAAAATGAGTCAGAACTGCTGCCCagtgacagactcagctaagctactgagctaatataataacacaaatgcTAACCGAAGTTCTCGTACAGCGGCTGTGTACAGAACAAACGAGAAACGCAGTGGAGCTGTGAGTGGAGAAGAGGTGAGGTAAGAACAAATGTGGGGTTCAGTTTCAATTGGCATAGTTTTTCTTCTATGGTTTTGCAATTATATCTTCAGTTGGTAGAATCGGTAAATTAAATCAGAAAAGACTTTCTGAGTACATGTGAAAGTTTAGTGTATGTTGGTACTATTATAGCTTTCAGGAGAACTTTGTGGTTACATTTTACAGTAGAATGCCGAAAGGGAAGTTTGATTGGTCGCTTCAGTGTCAAACTACTTTTCTTAGCAGTTCTTCATATGGTAAATGCAGCTCCTTATTTAATTTAACACTGTCTTGACCTTATGTTTAGACTTTACTTTACCCTGATAAGTTGTCAGTCAGGCTACTGTAAGTTACAACTGCATTAGGTAGCGAGTCGTTTCCTTTCCTCTTTGTTGAGTGCAGTTGCATTGGACTGTCA from Pempheris klunzingeri isolate RE-2024b chromosome 19, fPemKlu1.hap1, whole genome shotgun sequence includes:
- the LOC139219042 gene encoding sphingosine 1-phosphate receptor 3 produces the protein MINPQIYLHYNYTGKLDHRPSFGTSRGTLDAKTIVFLVICSFIVLENLTVLVAIWRNHRFHNRMYFFIANLALCDLLAGVAYLVNLLLSGEKTLQLSPALWFVREGSMFVALGASIFSLLAIAIERHLTMIKMRPYDANKNYRVFLLIGTCWLIAISLGALPILGWNCLDNLPDCSTVLPLYTKKYVAFCIIVFMILLLAMSVLYARIYILVKSSSRKVSKHKNSEHAMSLLRTVIIVVGVFIACWTPIFVLLLVDVACVQRCPILYKADWFIAVAVLNSAMNPVIYTLASREMRRAFLGLVCGICYKGKVSVTGSGNRQSLEPSRSRSKSWSSQNNPNQGQQCFRQAELGKEKEVDAAHGEVSVVAGGAAQAVLENDRKD